Within Candidatus Rubrimentiphilum sp., the genomic segment TCAAACTTTCGGCCGGCGCGATCGTCAAGTCGCGCTCGATCTCCGCGCGCGTGGATCTTTCGATCAGCATCTCGCCGACTTCGTGCAAATATTCCTTGGCGCGTTCGAATGCGCGGTTAAACGTCCGTTCGAAAATGCCAACCACGAATTCGTAGGCCTTCGAGAACAGGACGGTGAGAATGAGCGCCAGTCCAGCGTAGACTTCATAACCGAGATGCCTCTCCTCAACGTAACCTTCGACGCGCAAGTGCACGAGCTCAATGATAATCAGCGCAACAACCGCGACCAGCAATGCCGCGGTGCCGCGCCGCAGCGGCAGCGAGACGTTGACGACGCGCCGGTCGCGCACGGCTTTGAAAATCGCAAGGCCTAAGAGTCCGTTGCCAAAATAAAGCAAGCCCAGCAGCCATTCGGGCGGGTACCAGTTGTTGAAGTACGGGCCCCACAAGTACTGTTGCCAGAGCGTCGTGGCTTCGTTGCTGTCGGCGAAGATGAACGCGGGCAGGCCGATAAGGCAGCCCCAAATCACCCAACGGATGCGTTGATACTCTTCGGGCTTCAGCGACCACCGGCGTACGACCAGGATGAAAATCACAAACAGGTCGACCGCATAGCCGGCTAAATAGCTCGCGCGCCCGATGCCTTCGGTTTGATTGCCGAGCGCGGTTGAGAAACTCACGAGCTGCATGCCGGCCAACACGATGACCAGCAGCGGCAGTGCGCGCTCGAGCCATTTCCAATGCGCCTCCGTGCGATTATTTGGAAAGCGCAGCGCAAAGAGGACGAAGCCGGCGTAGCCCAGCGCCTGCGCGATCGCTTGCAGCACTTCTTGCGTCAGAAGTAGGGCCGGCCACTGTTGCAGGTACGCGTAGTACGCGAAATACGGTCCTGAGTTAAACCACATCGCGTACAAGAACAAGCCCCAGGTCATGAGCTGGGGCGCGCGCCAGACCAACGTGGCGGCCAGCAAAATGAAGCCGATGCCCGCGGCCCAGTCCAATATGATGACGGCGCGGTCCAGCAGCGACAGCGGGTCGGCCACCGACCGCAGATGCACCGTCTTCGCGGGCAGCAGGTGCCCGTTTTTTAGCGGCTTGACCCAGAGCGTGAAGTCGCGGCCCGGCAAGACGTACTGCAAACCGCCCATGCCGCCGAAGACCGCCAGCAGGTTCGCGCAGCGCGTCTCGCGGTCGGGCAGCGCGCTATTGCAGCGCATGCCCTGCAAATCGATGCGATCGCCGGGCTGAAGGCCCGCCTTTGAGGCGGGCGGCCCATCGACGCTGGAGATCTCGCCGTTATTGTCGGCCGAGAATCCCAGCGTCCCCAAGTCGTGAAAAGTGCGCGTGATATCGGGGCCGACCACTAAGGTCGCCCAACACGCCAGCACCACCACCAGAACGCGGCTCCAACGTACCAACCCCGCGTCCTTCGACGCGATCTCTGGAATGCGGTTTTCCAAGGCAGCCTAGCGGCCGATAACCCCTTGGCCGTGCACCTGCCCGGCTCGTCACGCCGTCGGCGGCTCCCGCTTTGTTCAATTATGGTCTCCTTAGACGGAGCCGGGACTAGTTATTTCGTACTGGTATGTCGTCACTCGGCACTCCCGTGCCAGAAAGGTCCCCAGACAGTGCAAAAACTCGTTGCTGCCATTATCCTCGCCGGCCTCGCTTGCTCGCTCCAAGCCTGTACCGTAAAAGGCTCTTCCCTCACGCCCCTGGTTTCCCAAAGCCATCAGATCAAGCCAATGGACGGCGTTGGCGGTGGCCCCATGGGAGGTTGCGGCGAGCAGACCTGTCCCGACCCCACCCCCACGCCTTAGAGCAGGGCAGTACCTTCGTACTAGGAAACCATTGATGCGGCGGGTGGAGTGCCGCCGCATCAATGACCCAATCGAAACAGGCCCGCTCTCGCGAGCGGTTCGCCGAAGACCGTTTCACTGAAGCCTTCCTAGCCGCGGACTATCCCGAGTGCCGTAGGCTCTTAATCGAGCTTGGCGATCTGGCCCGCGCCGCGGTCCTGACAGCCAAAATTGATTTTCGCGAACAGCGCTATGTCGAAATGATTCAGCCCCTCGCCGGACTGAAGCCAAAGGACCCGCAGCTTGCGGTCGAACGCGACATACTGTTAGGCATCGCTTATGCTAACACCAGCGATTATTCAACGGCACGGATACGGCTGAACCGAGCCCTTGAAAACGCCGAGCCCAGCAGCCAACTTGAACTGGACGCACGCTTCTATACGGCGCTCCTCGCCTGGCTTGAGCATGAGCATCGCGAAAGCGAAACTCTACTTGAAACTCATCTTCACGATCCATTGCCTAACAATAGGGCCCGCGCCCATTTCTTACTATCGTGGATCGCGGTCCGTCGGCGAGACGTCGGTCGCCAAGTTCGAGAACTAGTTGCGACGCTCGAGGTGCTGGCTGAGGCCGAGCAACCCGATGAATACTATCGCGCTAAAGCGCTGCGAGCGCTGGTCCTTCTTGGCCGCGAGCTTCCGCTGTTCGATGAGTGGCAGCGCATGCGTGAAACATATGCTGCGATACGTTGGGCGCCCGGGACACGCTTAGAACAATTTCAAACGTTGCGCTATCTGGGGTGGATCGACGCACTACAGGGCAACGAGCTCGCCGCGTTCCGCGCTTTCCGCGAGGCGTCGGCGCTTGCTCCTTCCGAACATTGGCGCGTTCTCTGCTTGACCGATCGCGCTTACCTGGCGCGCAATACCGGTGAGAAGACGTTTGCGCAGGATGTGTTGCACGAAGCGGACGAGGTTGCGCAGCAACTATCCTGGCATGAAACTCAACGCGAAGAGCGGTCTTCGCTGTTTGTCTTGGCCGAACTGTTTGCAACGATCGATCCGGCTCTCTCGCAAAAGTACCTAGCGCAGTTCCGATCGTTGAATACCTCAGTGATGCTGGGAATTGCTTACGAAGATGATCCCCGCATACGAGCGTTCGCTGCGTACTCTTCCGGCAAAGCACTGCTCGAGCTGGGCGAGACGGCCGGTGGTATCGCGATGCTCACGGAAGCGCGCGATACGTTTGAAGCGTTCCACTACGGCTGGCGGATGGCGCTGTGCGCGCTGGCATTGCACAAAGCCACCGGCGAGTCGCGATGGCTCGTCGAGGCGCGTCAGCAGATTGCGCCATGGCCGCGCAGCTGGATCGCGCGTGAAGTTTCGGCGGCGAGCGACGCGACGGCTGATAACCGGCTGATGTCGAAAGCGCAACGGCGCGTCCTAGAACTACTCATAGAAGGCAAGAGCAATGCAGAAATCGCCAAAGCGCTCGGTCGCAGTCCGTACACTGTCCGAAACCATATCGCGCAGCTCTTCCGAACGTACAACGTTACCAATCGAACACGTCTCGCGGCCCTCTTCAAGCAACGCGCCGTCTAAAGCCGCCGTGAGCCGGCCGTTCTTTCCATGCCTATGGTGCGGCGCGGCCATCGAGCGCGAACGGGTTCTCGCGCGCGGACGGCCGCCGATGTACTGCAGCGAGGCGTGCAAGAAGCACGAACCGCATCGCTCGCTCGTGATGCGCATTTACCACGCCAGCGAGAACGCTGCCGTGGAGCAAGGCTTCTCGGATTACGCCGATTTCGACGAGACCACCCAGGAAGAATATCGAAAGCGAGTCGCCGGGGCGGTAAAGAAAGCAAACTAGGGCCAAAAGGCACAGGAAACTGGTACGGATGTACTAAATAACGGGTGTGGGCGAATTTCGCCCCTCGAGGCAACCCGGCATGAAAAGGCTCGCTTTAGCCCTCGCGCTGACCCTCTTTTGGCCACCCATCATAAGCGCGCCGGCCGCCGCCAAGCCGTTCTATAACCCGCTCAGCCACTGCGGGACCGAGCGCTGGCACATCAAGACGCTCGACGACTCCCAAGCCGGCCTCATCAACGGCACGCCGGTCACCCGAACGATCGCGCAGATGCGCGCGCTCCCTGTTCCCAGCGGCTTCAACAAGAATAACGACGCCAGCCGCTATACGCCGGTTGAGGAAACCGAGTACACGATTCAGGTGAAGCTTGTCGGCTTCAAGGAAGAAGGCGACCGCGATTTTCACGTCGTCCTCGCCGACCCGAGCGACGCGACGCTCACGATGATCGGCGAGATTCCGGATCCAAAGTGCTCGACCGTTATTGCCGGCGGCCACGCGGCCAAGATCGCAAAGGTGCGCAATTCATTCGTGAAATGCTTCGGCCCGGCGCCCGCTAACGGCAAGTACAAGAAATTCGCCGGCAAGATGATCGCATCGCTTACCGGCGTTGGGTTCTTCGATTACATCCACCCGATTCCGCAAACGGGCGTCGCGCCGAATGCGATCGAACTGCACCCGATCTTACGCGTCAAAACGATTAGCGGCACCTGCCCGACAGGCTACAGCGTTCCCTAGGTCGGCGCACGACGCGCACCGAAGCGCGGGCAATGCCGACTGCGATTCTCGACTTTGTCCGCAATGCGAAAGCCAAGGGCGTTGACGATGATGCCATCACTATGGTCCTGCGCCAGCGAGGCTGGTCAGATGGAAAAATCTACGACGCGCTGACCGCCTATTACGAGGAGTCGCTCGGCTTTGCGGCGCCGGCGCGCGGCGGGCGCGCAGAGAGCGCCCGGGAAGCGTTTTTCTACCTCTTAAGCTTTGCGATGCTCGGCGTGTGGGTCGTAGCGCTCGTGTGGCTTGGCGACATGCTGATCGATCGCGCCTTTCCAAACCCGCTCGATTATTCGACGAGTTACGACCGCTCGAATATCGCTTGGCAGATGGCCAGCATCATCATCGCGTTTCCCATCTACCTGTGGATTGGCTATTTGCTCTCGCGCGAGGTCGCGAAGCGGCCCGAGACGCTCGATTCTGGCGTTCGTAAGTGGCTGACGTACATTGCGCTGGTGATTACCGCGGGCACACTAGTGGGCGACGGCGTCTGGTTCTTGACGACGTTTCTAACCGGCGACATATCCCAGCGATTTATCTTCAAAGCGATTATGTTGTTTGTCATCGTGGGCTGCGTGTATTGGTACTATCTCGCAACCATTCGCACCGATCGCCCGGCCGGGAGCTACGATCGCACGTTCGGGTCGCTCGCGACCGTGGGGGTTGTGCTCGCGGTTATCCTAGGATTTGTTGGCATCGGCTCGCCCTCGCACGGCCTCGGCTTGAATTACGATAATCAGCGCACGAGCGATCTTTACTGGCTTGCGAATACCGTCCGGCAGGACTATGCCTCGCAAAAGCAGCTTCCAAGCTCGTTAGCAGCCATCGATCCGAGGTCGACGCACGCGCGCGATCCGCAGGGCAAACCCTATACGTACATCCCGGGGACAGGCCCGAATTACAAGCTGTGCGCGACCTTCGAAACCGATACGAGCGGCAACACGCACGATTTTTGGCGACACGGACAAGGCGTCTGGTGCTATCGGATGAACGCGACGGCGTTCCCGGCCTTCCCCCAGAATAACTAGCCTTAGAGAGCGGCTAGCGAGTCTGTGAACGCTTTTAAGAACTCGGTCGTGTCGCTGTCGTCGAAGATCAGCGGCGGCTGAATGCGCAGGACGTTGCCGAACCGGCCGCCTTTGCCGATCAGCACATTGCGCTTACGCATCTCCTCGAGCATCTTCGTCGCCTCGGCCGGCGCATAGGCTTTCGTCTGCGGATCCTTCACGAGCTCGACGCCAATCATCAGGCCGTGGCCGCGGACGTCGCCCATGATGGGGTAGCGTTTTTGCAGGTCGCGTAGCCCGGCGAGCAGCTTCTCGCCCTGGCGCTTTGCGTTCGCGATAAGGTTGCGTTTTTCGATGACCTCGATCGTCACGCGCGCGGCGCGCGACGAGATCGGATTCCCGCCGAACGTATTGATGTGCGGGCCTTTGAAAATGTCCGCAAGTTCCGGGCGGGTGATCGTGATGCCGATCGGCATGCCGCTGGCCAATCCCTTGGCGGACGTGATGATATCTGGCACGACACCGTAGGTGCCGGTGATGCCGAACATGCCGTCGCCCAGGCGTCCCCACCCGGTTTGCACCTCGTCGGCGATAAGCAGCGTGCCAAACGGTTCAAGCGTTTCTTTCAGGACTTTGTAGTACTCGTCCGGCGGCGTAATGATGCCGCCGACGCCCGCGATCGTTTCGGCGATCATGGCGGCGGGGTTGCCATTGGTCGCCGTTTCGATGACGCGCTTCGCAGCCTTCGCGCACGCGATGCCGCAGGACGGATACGTCATGCCGAGGGGGCAGCGATAGCAATACGGATTCGGCACGAATGCCACGTGCGGAACCTGCGGTCCAAAGTTGCGCCAATTGCTTTGCCCGGCCATGGCGACGGTGTAGAGCGTGCGCCCGTGGTACGCGTGTTCGAGCGCCAGGAAATCCGGCGAATTCTTGAATAGGCGCGCGACCAGCGCGGCCATTTCGTTTGCCTCGGAGCCGGAGTTGGCGAAGAAGCTCTTGGTCATGCCTTCGGGCGCGACGTCGGCCACTTTCTCGGCGAGATCCAGCATCTCGTCCGTTAGGTAGAGCGTCGAAACGTGCGTC encodes:
- a CDS encoding PDZ domain-containing protein is translated as MVRWSRVLVVVLACWATLVVGPDITRTFHDLGTLGFSADNNGEISSVDGPPASKAGLQPGDRIDLQGMRCNSALPDRETRCANLLAVFGGMGGLQYVLPGRDFTLWVKPLKNGHLLPAKTVHLRSVADPLSLLDRAVIILDWAAGIGFILLAATLVWRAPQLMTWGLFLYAMWFNSGPYFAYYAYLQQWPALLLTQEVLQAIAQALGYAGFVLFALRFPNNRTEAHWKWLERALPLLVIVLAGMQLVSFSTALGNQTEGIGRASYLAGYAVDLFVIFILVVRRWSLKPEEYQRIRWVIWGCLIGLPAFIFADSNEATTLWQQYLWGPYFNNWYPPEWLLGLLYFGNGLLGLAIFKAVRDRRVVNVSLPLRRGTAALLVAVVALIIIELVHLRVEGYVEERHLGYEVYAGLALILTVLFSKAYEFVVGIFERTFNRAFERAKEYLHEVGEMLIERSTRAEIERDLTIAPAESLKLTLAAVFRNHGTHYRRHTAPEGWSTAETVLDPQHDLIGPAIASGKAVRLPEDIPGETSMDGPRPVLAVPIKNRAHTFAVALYGAHIAGDDLDAQESAVLEDLAKEAAVAYEHVRSLTLERLVEMLKARLTKQKPIRET
- a CDS encoding helix-turn-helix transcriptional regulator yields the protein MLAEAEQPDEYYRAKALRALVLLGRELPLFDEWQRMRETYAAIRWAPGTRLEQFQTLRYLGWIDALQGNELAAFRAFREASALAPSEHWRVLCLTDRAYLARNTGEKTFAQDVLHEADEVAQQLSWHETQREERSSLFVLAELFATIDPALSQKYLAQFRSLNTSVMLGIAYEDDPRIRAFAAYSSGKALLELGETAGGIAMLTEARDTFEAFHYGWRMALCALALHKATGESRWLVEARQQIAPWPRSWIAREVSAASDATADNRLMSKAQRRVLELLIEGKSNAEIAKALGRSPYTVRNHIAQLFRTYNVTNRTRLAALFKQRAV
- a CDS encoding DUF5671 domain-containing protein yields the protein MPTAILDFVRNAKAKGVDDDAITMVLRQRGWSDGKIYDALTAYYEESLGFAAPARGGRAESAREAFFYLLSFAMLGVWVVALVWLGDMLIDRAFPNPLDYSTSYDRSNIAWQMASIIIAFPIYLWIGYLLSREVAKRPETLDSGVRKWLTYIALVITAGTLVGDGVWFLTTFLTGDISQRFIFKAIMLFVIVGCVYWYYLATIRTDRPAGSYDRTFGSLATVGVVLAVILGFVGIGSPSHGLGLNYDNQRTSDLYWLANTVRQDYASQKQLPSSLAAIDPRSTHARDPQGKPYTYIPGTGPNYKLCATFETDTSGNTHDFWRHGQGVWCYRMNATAFPAFPQNN
- a CDS encoding aspartate aminotransferase family protein, coding for MQLLKKKNAERAKKHLFAAQQTYYEQPLTLVGGEGTRVRDDEGNEYLDAFAGIATNTLGYGETEVTQAVADQAKKLTHVSTLYLTDEMLDLAEKVADVAPEGMTKSFFANSGSEANEMAALVARLFKNSPDFLALEHAYHGRTLYTVAMAGQSNWRNFGPQVPHVAFVPNPYCYRCPLGMTYPSCGIACAKAAKRVIETATNGNPAAMIAETIAGVGGIITPPDEYYKVLKETLEPFGTLLIADEVQTGWGRLGDGMFGITGTYGVVPDIITSAKGLASGMPIGITITRPELADIFKGPHINTFGGNPISSRAARVTIEVIEKRNLIANAKRQGEKLLAGLRDLQKRYPIMGDVRGHGLMIGVELVKDPQTKAYAPAEATKMLEEMRKRNVLIGKGGRFGNVLRIQPPLIFDDSDTTEFLKAFTDSLAAL